CGGGTAGGCCCGGGTCGATCCAGCGAGCACCGTGCAGCGCTGCTGCCGAGTAGCCCGCCAGGACACCCCGGCGCCTCGACCGCAGCCAGCCTGCCTTCGCGCGCAACACCGCGGTGGGCCGGGTCCCTTTTTCGATGTAGACGTCCTGGTGTACGGCGACGAAACGGCTGCGCAGTTGGTGACGCGTCAGCGTGCCTGCGGCGAGCGCCTCACTGCCGAGAAACGGTTCCCCCATGGCAGGAGTGTGCCGACGCCTACCGACAACTTCGCGTTCGTAACGCCACGGCGGAAATTCCTCCAAAATTCCGCCGTGGCGTTACGAACGGCGCATGAAAGCAGGACTACAAGCCGATTCGGCGATACCGCTCCAACCGCGCGCGCAGCCGGTCCTCGTCGGGGACGTTGCGCAGGCCGTACAACTCGGCGGCGATCGCGGTGGACAATCGGGCCGTGAACGCGCGCGGTTCGTCGGCGGCATCGGGTTTTTCGGGGACGACGACGTCGACGATGCCGTGGCGCAGCAGGTCGACGGCCCGAACGCCTTGTGCGGCAGCGAGTTCGGCGGCATGCTCGGTGTCGCGGTAGACGATCGCGCTGGCACCCTCGGGGGGTAATGGGGCGAGCCAGCCGTTGGACGCGGCCAGTACGCGATCGGCGGGCACCATCGCCAGCGCTGGTCCGCCGCTGCCCTGACCCATGAGCACCGACACGGTCGGGGTGTCGAGCGTGACGAGTTCGGCCAGGCAGCGGGCGATCTCACCGGCCAGCCCGCCCTGCTCGGCCTCGGTCGACAGCGCGGGCCCGGCGGTGTCGATCACCAGCACGAGTGGTAACCGCAGCCCGGCGGCCAGCGCCATCCCGCGGCGGGCCTCGCGCAGCGCGCCGGGGCCCACCAGCCCGCCGACGATACGGCGCTGGCCGAGTACGACGGCAGGCTGACCGGAGAACCGTGCCAGCGCGAGCAGCGTCGTCGCCGCCTCACCTCGTTCGGTGCCCGACAGCAGCACCTGATCGGTCGCACCGTGACGCAGCAGGAACCCGACACCGGGGCGGTCGGGACGACGCGAGGCGACGACCGAGTCCCACGCCGGCACATCCGGCAAAGCCTCGGCCATCACCGGCGAAGGCGCGGGCCCCGGCGCGTCGGCGACCACACGCAACGTCCGGTCCAGGGTCTCGCGCAGCAGCGCCAGCGGCACCACACCGTCGATGACGCCATGGGCGTGCAGGTTCTCGGCGGTCTGCACGCCGGACGGGAACGGCTCGCCGTAGAGGTGTTCGTACACGCGGGGGCCGAGGAACCCGATCAGCGCACCGGGTTCGGCCGCGGTGACGTGGCCCAGCGAACCCCACGACGCGAACACCCCGCCGGTCGTGGGATGCCGCAGGTACACCAGGTAGGGCAGGTGGGCCTGCTTGTGCAGTTCGACCGCCGCGGCGATCTTGACCATCTGCAGGAACGCGACCGTGCCCTCCTGCATGCGCGTGCCGCCCGAACTCGGCGAAGCCAGCAGCGGTAGGCGCTCGGCGGTCGCGCGCTGCACGGCCGCGGTGATCCGCTCGGCCGCAGCCACGCCGATCGAACCGGCGAGGAAGTCGAACTCGCACGCCACGACCGCGACGCGTCGGCCGAACACCGTGCCCTCGCCGGTCACCACCGATTCGTCCAACCCGGTCTTCGCCGCGGCCTCGGCCAGTTCGCGTCGGTAGGCGTCGTCGGGGCCCACGTCGAGTGGGGCGGAGTCCCAGCTGCGGAAGGAACCCTCGTCCAGCACTGCATCCCGAAGCGCCAGCGCGCCGATCCGACTCACACCCGAAGGTTAGCCGACGCACCGTGACCAGCTTCGGTTGCCGAAAACGCGGCGCCATGGCAATAATTGGCACTCGTCGGATGAGAGTGCTAACGCGGCCGCGCATTTGAGTGAGTAGGAGGTTGAGCGTGAGCGGCAACGATATCCTCGCCATGGCCGACGTCGACGATCCGCTGCGGATCGTGCTCGTCGCGCCACCCTATTTCGACATCCCGCCCAAGGGCTACGGCGGCACCGAAGCCGTCGTCGCGGATCTCGCCGATACGCTGACCGCCCGCGGCCACCGCGTCACGGTCCTCGGCGCAGGCGCGCCAGGTACCGCCGCGCGATTCCAACCACTCTGGGAGCGGACACTTTCCGAGCGTCTCGGCCAGCCGTATCCCGAGATCATGCACGCGCTCAAGGTGCGCCACGCCATCGAACGTCTCGCCGACACCGAAGGTGTCGACATCGTCCACGATCACACGTTCGCCGGCCCCCTCAACGCTCCGCTCTACCGCAACCTCGGGTTGCCGACCGTGGCCACGGTGCACGGCCCGATCGACGAGGACCTGTACCCCTACTACCGTGAACTCGGGGACGACATCGGCCTCATCGCGATCAGCGACCGTCAGCGCGAGCTCGCTCCTGACCTGAATTGGGTTGGCCGCGTACACAATGCGCTGCGCATCGACGACTGGCCGTTCAACACCGCGAAGAAGGACTACGCGCTGTTCCTCGGCCGGTACGCGCCGTACAAGGGGGCCCACCTCGCGCTGGAGGCCGCGCACGCCGCTGGCATGCCGCTGGTGCTGGCCGGCAAGTGCAGTGAGCCGCCCGAGATCGCGTACTTCGACGAACAGGTGAAGCCGCTGCTCACCGACAGCGATCACGTGTTCGGGATGGCAGACGCGCAGGCCAAGCGCAAGCTGCTCGCCGAGGCCCGCTGCCTGATCTTCCCGATCCAGTGGGAGGAGCCGTTCGGCATGGTGATGATCGAGGCCATGGCGTGCGGCACCCCGGTGGTGGCGCTGCGGGGCGGCGCGGTGCCGGAGGTGGTCGTCGACGGGGTCACCGGTGTGATCTGCGATGCGCCCGAGGAACTTCCGGCGGCGATGGAAAAGGCCAGGGATCTCGATCCGGCGGCGTGCCGCAAGCATGTCGCAGCGCACTTCGGTGTCGGCCGGTTCGGCGCCGGGTACGAGCAGATCTACCGCAACGTGATGCGTCAGCGCCGGCGGATGACGCTGCGCGAGGTGCTGACCGAGCCGCCGGGTGTGGCCGAGCGGGCGAGCGCATGACCGCGATCCCGACCATTCTCAACGGTGGCGAGCCCGCCAGCATCGGATTCGGTGGCGCGACAGTGACACTCGTGGAAGGCGCCACGTTCTGCCTGTCCGACCGTCACGGTGACGTGCTGGCGGGCCGGTCGCACGGCCTGTTCTTCCGCGACGCCCGTGTGCTGTCGCGGTGGCAGTTGCACGTCGACGGGGGTGAACCCGAGTCGCTGACCGTGCAGACCCCGGAAGCCTTTGCCGCGCAGTTCATCATGCGTCGCACACCGCGCGCCGGGGTCGCCGACAGCACGCTGCTGCTGGTGCGCGACCGCCTCGTCGCCGACGGCCTACGCGAGACGATCTCGCTGTACAACCTCGCCGACGAGCCCACCGTGGTGTCCCTCGAGCTGCTCGTCGACGCCGATTTCGCCGACCTGTTCGCCGTCAAGGAGGGTCGCGCGCCGATCGGGGGAGCCGAGATCGCGCTCGTCGACAACGAGCTGGTGCTCAACGACCGTGCCAATCGTGTTCGCGGCGTGAAGATCACGGCGTCGGGTTCACCGGTGGTGACACCGGGCGTGTTCCGTTGGCGCATCGTCGTGCGGCCGCGCGGCACATGGCAGGCCGAGGTCGTCGCGGAGCCGACGTGGGCGAACCAGAGCGTCAAGACCCGGTTCCGCACCGGTGAGGAGCTGGAGTCCAGCGGTCCGGCTCGCAAGATCGAGGCGTGGCGGGGGACCACCACGACGGTCGAGACCGATCTGCGGGCGCTGGCCGCGACGCTGCAGCGCAGCGAGAGTGATCTGGGCGCGCTGCTCATCCGCGACGAGACCGGTGACGAACGCCCGTACGTCGCGGCCGGTGCGCCGTGGTTCATGACGCTGTTCGGACGTGACAGCCTGCTCACGGCGTGGATGTCGTTGCCGCTGGACGTCGGGTTGTCGGTCGGCACCCTGCAGCGGCTCGCCGACACGCAGGGGCGCCGGGTCGATCCGCTGACCGAGGAGCAGCCGGGCCGGATCATGCACGAGATCCGCCGGGGCCCAGCGAGCAGCGACGTGCTGGGCGGATCGGTCTACTACGGGTCGGCCGATTCGACGCCGCTGTTCGTGATGCTGCTGGCCGAGTGCTGGCGGTGGGGCGCCGACGAGAGCGCCGTTCGGGCGTTGCTGCCCGCGGCCGACGCCGCGCTGGGTTGGGCGACGCGTTACGGCGACCGCGATGACGACGGGTTCATCGAGTACAAGCGGGCGACCGATCGCGGCCTGCTCAATCAGGGCTGGAAGGACAGTTTCGACGCGATCACCGACGCGGCGGGCCATCGCGCGGACGCGCCGATCGCGCTGTGCGAGGTGCAGGCCTATCAGTACGCGGCGCTGATCGCGCGGGCCGACCTCGCCGAGGCGTTCGGCGAACCCGCGACCGCGAAGCGTCTGCGGGACCGGGCCGCGGCGTTGAAGAAACGCTTCGCCGAGAAGTTCTGGCTGCCCGACCGCGGCTACTACGCGTTGGCCCTGGACGGCCGCAAACGTCCGGTCGACTCGTTGACCAGCAACGTCGGCCACTGTCTGTGGGCGGGCATCGCGACCGACGAGCACGCCGCGCGCATCGTCGAGCAGCTCGGCAGCACCGAGATGGACTCGGGTTTCGGGTTGCGCACCCTCGCCGCCGACATGGGCGCCTACAACCCGATGAGCTACCACAACGGGTCGGTGTGGCCGCACGACACGGCCATCGCGGTCGCGGGCCTGCTGCGCTACCGCCACGTCCCTGGCGCGGTGGAGCTCGCCGAACGGCTGGCCCTCGGCCTGCTGGACGCGGCCGACGCGTTCGGTGGCCGGCTGCCCGAACTGTTCTGCGGTTTCGACCGGTCGCAGTTCCGGTCACCGGTGCCGTACCCGACGTCGTGCTCGCCGCAGGCGTGGGCCAGCGCGGCACCGCTGCTGCTGGTGCGTGCCTTCCTCGGACTGGAGCCCGACGTCCCGCACCGCACACTGACGGTGCGACCGCACCTGCCGCGGGCGTGGGGCCGGGTCGCGTTGACCGATCTGCGGCTCGGTCAGGCCACCGTCGCGGTGGAGGCCGAAGGGACGGTGGCAAAGGTCACCGGCCTGCCCGACGACTGGCAATTGAGCACGGCCGAGAGCTGAACAGCACCCATGGTTAGGCTGGCGACATGATTGGTGTCACCCGAGACGGCAATGTCCTGACCCTGGAGCTCCAACGTCCCGAGCGGCGCAACGCGCTGAACTGCGAACTTCTCGACCGTCTGCGGGAGGCGGTCGAGAACGCCGCGTCCGAGGACATCCGTGCGATCGTGCTGACCGGCCAGGGGTCGGTGTTCAGTGCGGGCGCGGACCTGTCCGGTGACGCGTTCGCCGCCGAACTGCCCGACAAGGCGACCGCGCTGAACCTCGCGATCGACAAGACCCCGGTTCCGGTGATCGGCGCGATCAACGGGCCCGCGATCGGCGCGGGCGTCATCCTGGCCATGATCTGTGATCTGCGGGTCGTGGTGCCCGAGGCCTACTTCCAGTTCCCGGTCGCCAAATACGGGCTGGCTCTTGACAACTGGAGCATCCGCCGATTGACGTCGCTGGTGGGCTACGGCCGTGCCCGCGGCATGCTGCTGGCCGCGGAGAAACTCGATTCGGAGACCGCGCTGCAGACCGGCATGGCCAACCGCATCGGCACGCTGGCCGACGCGCAGAAATGGGCGGCCGAGATCGCCGGATACGCACCGCTGGCGCTGCAGCACGCCAAGCGGGTCCTCAACGACGACGGCGCGTACGAGGAGCCGTGGCCCGCCCACAAGGAATTGTTCGACCGGGCGTGGACATCGCCTGACGTCATCGAGGCCCAGGTGGCCCGCATCGAGAAGCGGCCGCCCAACTTCACCGGGGCCTGACGTGCTGCGTGGGGCGCTGCGGTTGACCACCCGGTCGGCCGGCCTGCTGGCCGGTGGCTGGCTGCTGCGCGCGCTGCGCGGCACGTATACGTCCCTGGGCGCGTGGCCGCGCGACATCAAACCGGTGGCGGCGCGGTCTGCGCAGTTCGACGGCACGGTCTTCGTCAACATCGAGCCCGCGTCGATGGGCATCAGCATGGACCGCGAGGAGCGCCGCAGGCTGTTCGCCGAGATGTTCGGGTCGAAGGGCGCGAGTTGGCCGCCGGGTGCCATCCCGCTGGCCGAACCCGCCGACGGCGAGGCCGAACAGTGCGCGGTGTCCTGGTATGGCCACTCGTCGGCGTTGATCGAGGTCGACGGCTACCGTGTGCTCACCGATCCGATCTGGAGCGACCGCTGCTCGCCGTCGCGCGTGGTGGGACCGCACCGGTTGCATGCCCCGCCGCTGCCGCTGGAGGCGCTGCCCGCCGTCGACGCCGTCGTGATCAGCCATGATCACTACGACCACCTGGACCTCGACACGGTCCGTGGGCTGGCCCGCACGCAGCGCGCGCCGTTCCTGGTGCCGCTGGGCATCGGTGCGCACCTGCGCAAGTGGGGCATCCCGCAGACCCGCATCGTCGAGCTGGACTGGAACGAGAGTCACCGCATCGGTGACCTGACGCTCGTGTGCACGCCGGCCCGGCACTTCTCGGGGCGGTTTTTGCAGCGCAACACCACGCTGTGGGCGTCGTGGGTGGTGATCGGGCCGAGGCACCGGGCGTTCTTCGGCGGGGACACGGGCTACACCAAGAGCTTCTCCGAGATCGGTTCGGAGTACGGACCTTTCGACCTGACGCTGCTGCCGGTCGGGGCCTACAACCCGGGGTGGCCGGACATCCACATGAACCCCGAGGAGTCGGTGCGGGCGCACCTGGACCTGACCGAGTCCGGCTTGCTGGTGCCGATCCACTGGGCGACGTTCCGGTTGGCCCCCCACCCGTGGGCCGAGCCGGTGCGACGGTTGCTCGCCGCGGCCGATCCGGCCGGGGTGCAGGTGGCGGTGCCGAGACCGGGGCAGCGTGTCGACGGCGGCTCGCCGGTGCTCGACCCTTGGTGGCAGTTGTAACCCATTGCACCGACTTCGGACCTGTTTGCGGGCATACTGCCGTTTTGTGTACAGCGTGCGAAGGTCGGTGTTCGCCATCGGGTTGGTCGTGGGACTCGCGGTGACGGGTTGCACGGGCGGCAACGACACCGATGACCCGCAGCGCTCCGCGCAACCCGCGCAGACGTTTGCAGACGAGCCACCGCCCCTGGTGTCCGCGATGCCCCTGCCGGAGAACGCGGTCGAGAACGCGGTGGCCCAACTCGACGGCATCGCCGAGGATCTCATGCGCAGTTCGGGGATACCGGGGATGGCCGTGGCGGTTGTGCACGGCGGAAAGACGGTGTACGCCAAGGGGTTCGGTGTGCGTGATGTGCAGGGCGGCGACGCCGAGAGCAACCGCGTCGACCCTGACACGGTGTTCCAGCTCGCATCGCTGTCGAAGTCGATCTCGGCCACCGTCGTCGCACAACAGGTCGGCACGGGGGCGATCGGCTGGGACACGCCGGTGGTGGAGCACCTGCCGTGGTTCGCGCTGTCGGATCCGACGACCACCAGGATGGTCACGATCGGTGACCTGTTCGCGCACCGGTCCGGGTTGCCCGACCACGCCGGGGACCGGTTGGAGGACCTGGGCTACGACCGGCGTTACATCCTGGAGCATCTGCGTGCGCTGCCGTTGGATCCGTTCCGGATCTCCTACGCGTACACCAACTTCGGGCTCACCGCGGCGGCGGAGGCGGTCGCCGCGGCCGCGGGGCGCAGCTGGGAGGACCTCGCGCGCGATGTGCTCTACCGTCCGCTCGGGATGAACTCGACCAGTTCGCGTTTCGCCGATTTCGAAGCCAGGGAGAACCGCGCCGTCGGGCATATCCGCATCGGTGGCCGCTACGAACCGCAGTACGTGCGCAACGCCGACGCGCAGACACCGGCCGGCGGGGTGAGCGCGTCGGTGAAGGACATGACGCGCTGGCTCGCGATGGTGCTGGCCGACGGCACGTTCGAGGGCAAGCGCATCGTCGAGCAGTCCGCACTGCTGCCCGCGGTCACGCCGCAGGTGGTGTCGGACCGTGCGTCACAACCGGCGATGCGATCGGGCTTCTACGGCTACGGCTTCAACGTCGGGACGACGTCGGCCGCACGCACGCAACTCAGCCACTCGGGCGCCTTCGAACTCGGTGCCGCCACCAACTTCGTCATCCTCCCGTCAGCGGACGTCGGCATCGTCGCCCTCACCAACGGCACGCCCGCGGGCGTGCCGGAGACGCTCACCGCAGAGTTCGCCGATCTGGTGCAGTTCGGTGAGGTCAGGCAGGACTGGCGCAAGCTGTACGGCGATGCGTTCGCCTCGATGGACGCCCCGGAAGGCGAACTGGTGGGCAAACGGCCGCCGGCCGATCCGGCTCCGGCCAAACCGCTTTCGGACTACACCGGCGTGTATCGCAACGACTACTGGGGTCCGGCGACGGTCACCGAGCGGGATGGCGCGTTGATGCTGGCGCTCGGGCCGAAGTTCCGGGTTCCGCTCACCCACTGGGACGGCGATGTGTTCACGTTCCGTTTCGTCACCGAGAACGCACCGCCTGGAACGATTTCGGCGGCGACGTTCGCCGGTGACAAGCTGACACTCGAGTATTACGACGAAGACGGGACAGGGACCTTCACGAAATGACGGTGTTGACCAGATGACAACGATCGCCGCCACCGGCCTCACCGACGCCGAAGTCGCACAGCGGATCGCCGACGGCAAGACCAACGACGTCCCGACCCGCGCCGCGCGCACCGTGTCGGAGATCGTGCGCGCCAATGTGTTCACGCGCATCAACGCGATCCTCGGTGTGCTGTTCATCATCGTGCTGTCGACGGGTTCGGTGATCAACGGCGCGTTCGGGCTGCTGATCATCGCCAACAGCGCGATCGGCATCATTCAGGAGATCCGTGCCAAGCAGACCTTGGACAAGCTCGCGATCGTGGGTCAGGCCAAGCCCACGGTGCGCAGGCAGTCGGGGACGAAGTCGGTGCTGCCCAGCGAGGTGGTGCTCGACGACATCATCGAGTTGGGGCCGGGGGATCAGATCGTCGTCGACGGCGAGGTGGTCGAGGAGACCAACCTCGAGGTCGACGAGTCACTGCTCACCGGTGAGGCCGACCCGATCGCCAAGGACGCCGGTGACGCCGTCATGTCCGGCAGCTTCGTCGTCGCGGGCAGCGGCGCGTACCGCGCCACCAAGGTGGGCCGCGAGGCGTACGCGGCGAAGCTGGCCGAGGAGGCCTCCAAGTTCACGCTCGTCAAATCCGAACTGCGCAACGGCATCAACAAGATCCTGCAGTTCATCACCTACCTGCTGGTCCCGGCGGGCCTGCTGACCATCTACACGCAGTTGTTCACCACCGACACCGGGTGGCGCGAGGCCGTGCTGCGCATGGTCGGGGCCCTGGTGCCGATGGTGCCCGAAGGGCTGGTGCTGATGACGTCGATCGCGTTCGCGGTGGGCGTGGTGCGCCTGGGGCGCCGCCAGTGCCTGGTCAACGAGCTGCCCGCGATCGAGGGCCTCGCCCGCGTCGACGTGGTGTGCGCCGACAAGACCGGGACGCTGACCGAGAACGGTATGCGCGTGAGCGATCTGCGGACGCTCACCGAGGCGCAGGTGGCCAGCCAGGTAGCAGAGGTGCTGGCACAGTTGGCCGCCGACGACGCGCGGCCCAACGCCAGCATGGCCGCCATCGCCGAGGCCTACCAGATGCCACCGGGGTGGACAGCGACCGCGACGGCCCCGTTCAAATCGGCCACCAAGTGGAGCGGTGCGTCCTACGGCGAGCACGGCAACTGGGTGATCGGCGCGCCCGACGTGCTGCTGGACCCGGGCTCGCCCGTCGCCGAGCAGGCCGAGCGCATCGGCGCCCAGGGTCTGCGGGTGCTGCTGTTGGGATCGTCGGACCGCAGTGTCGACGCGCCCGACGCGCCGGGCACCGTGACCCCGGCCGCGCTGGTGGTGCTCGAGCAGCGCATCCGGCCCGACGCGGGGGACACCCTGGACTACTTCGCGTCCCAGCACGTCTCGGTGAAGGTGATCTCCGGTGACAACGCGGTGTCGGTGGGCGCGGTGGCAGACAAGCTCGGTCTGCACGGCGAGACCATGGACGCCCGCCGGCTGCCGGAGGCACCCGAGAAACTGGCCGAGACCCTGGAGGAGTGCACGACCTTCGGTCGCGTGCGCCCGGACCAGAAGCGCGCGATGGTGCATGCGCTGCAGTCGCGGGGCCATACCGTCGCGATGACCGGCGACGGTGTCAACGACGTGCTGGCGCTCAAGGATGCCGACATCGGCGTCGCGATGGGCTCGGGCAGTTCGGCGTCGCGCGCGGTCGCGCAGATCGTGCTGTTGGACAACAAGTTCGCGACGCTGCCGTACGTGGTGGGTGAGGGCCGACGCGTGATCGGCAACATCGAGCGCGTCTCCAACCTGTTCCTCACCAAGACCGTGTACTCGGTGTTGCTGGCGGTCCTGGTCGGCATCGGCGGGCTGTCGGCCAAGATCTTCGGCACTGATCCGCTGCTGTTCCCGTTCCAGCCCATCCACGTCACGATCGCGGCCTGGTTCACGATCGGCGTCCCGGCGTTCATCCTGTCGCTCGCGCCGAACAACGAACGCGCCAAGTCGGGCTTCGTGCGTCGCGTGATGACGGCCGCGCTGCCGTCGGGTCTGGTGGTCGGCACGGCCACGTTCGTGTCCTACCTCGTGGCGTATCAAGGCCGCGAGGCCACGCCCGTCGAGCAGACGCAGGCGTCCACCGCGGCGCTGATCACGTTGCTGGCGTCGTCGCTGTGGGTGCTGGCGGTGGTGGCGCGGCCGTACCAGTGGTGGCGTGTTTTGCTCGTCGCGTGCTCGATGCTGGCCTATGTGCTGATCTTCTCGATCCCGCTGGCGCAGGAACTGTTCATGCTGGACCCGACCAACTTCAAGGTCACGGCGATCGCGCTGGGCATCGGGGTGGTCGGAGCCGCGCTGATCGAGGTGCTGTGGTGGGTGCAGGGCCGTGTGCTCGGCGAGGAACGGCGCGTATGGAGATAGCTGGTCGAAGCGATAGGCTGACCTCATGGGATTCTTGGACAAAGCCAAAGACCTCTTGTCGAAGAACGCCGACAAGGTGGACACCGTGATCGACAAGGCCGGCGACATCGTCGACCAGAAGACGCAGGGTAAGTACGCCCAGCACGTCGACAAGGCGCAGGACGCCGCGAAGAACGCCATCCGCAAAGACAATCCTGGTAACCCCGACAATCCTCAAGAACCACAGCGGTAACTCGACACACATGGCCAAACTTTCCGTCTCCGTCGAAGTCCCATTGCCGCCGGAGCAGGCATGGGAGTACGCCTCCGACCTGTCCCGGTACCACGAATGGCTCAGCATTCACCGGGCGTGGCGCTCGAAGCTGCCCGAAACCCTGGAGAAGGGCACGGTGATCGAGTCGATCGTCGAGGTCAAGGGCATGCTCAACCGGATCAGGTGGACGCTGGTCCACTACAAG
This genomic window from Mycolicibacterium goodii contains:
- a CDS encoding MBL fold metallo-hydrolase — translated: MLRGALRLTTRSAGLLAGGWLLRALRGTYTSLGAWPRDIKPVAARSAQFDGTVFVNIEPASMGISMDREERRRLFAEMFGSKGASWPPGAIPLAEPADGEAEQCAVSWYGHSSALIEVDGYRVLTDPIWSDRCSPSRVVGPHRLHAPPLPLEALPAVDAVVISHDHYDHLDLDTVRGLARTQRAPFLVPLGIGAHLRKWGIPQTRIVELDWNESHRIGDLTLVCTPARHFSGRFLQRNTTLWASWVVIGPRHRAFFGGDTGYTKSFSEIGSEYGPFDLTLLPVGAYNPGWPDIHMNPEESVRAHLDLTESGLLVPIHWATFRLAPHPWAEPVRRLLAAADPAGVQVAVPRPGQRVDGGSPVLDPWWQL
- a CDS encoding carboxyl transferase domain-containing protein, which produces MSRIGALALRDAVLDEGSFRSWDSAPLDVGPDDAYRRELAEAAAKTGLDESVVTGEGTVFGRRVAVVACEFDFLAGSIGVAAAERITAAVQRATAERLPLLASPSSGGTRMQEGTVAFLQMVKIAAAVELHKQAHLPYLVYLRHPTTGGVFASWGSLGHVTAAEPGALIGFLGPRVYEHLYGEPFPSGVQTAENLHAHGVIDGVVPLALLRETLDRTLRVVADAPGPAPSPVMAEALPDVPAWDSVVASRRPDRPGVGFLLRHGATDQVLLSGTERGEAATTLLALARFSGQPAVVLGQRRIVGGLVGPGALREARRGMALAAGLRLPLVLVIDTAGPALSTEAEQGGLAGEIARCLAELVTLDTPTVSVLMGQGSGGPALAMVPADRVLAASNGWLAPLPPEGASAIVYRDTEHAAELAAAQGVRAVDLLRHGIVDVVVPEKPDAADEPRAFTARLSTAIAAELYGLRNVPDEDRLRARLERYRRIGL
- a CDS encoding cation-translocating P-type ATPase, with product MTTIAATGLTDAEVAQRIADGKTNDVPTRAARTVSEIVRANVFTRINAILGVLFIIVLSTGSVINGAFGLLIIANSAIGIIQEIRAKQTLDKLAIVGQAKPTVRRQSGTKSVLPSEVVLDDIIELGPGDQIVVDGEVVEETNLEVDESLLTGEADPIAKDAGDAVMSGSFVVAGSGAYRATKVGREAYAAKLAEEASKFTLVKSELRNGINKILQFITYLLVPAGLLTIYTQLFTTDTGWREAVLRMVGALVPMVPEGLVLMTSIAFAVGVVRLGRRQCLVNELPAIEGLARVDVVCADKTGTLTENGMRVSDLRTLTEAQVASQVAEVLAQLAADDARPNASMAAIAEAYQMPPGWTATATAPFKSATKWSGASYGEHGNWVIGAPDVLLDPGSPVAEQAERIGAQGLRVLLLGSSDRSVDAPDAPGTVTPAALVVLEQRIRPDAGDTLDYFASQHVSVKVISGDNAVSVGAVADKLGLHGETMDARRLPEAPEKLAETLEECTTFGRVRPDQKRAMVHALQSRGHTVAMTGDGVNDVLALKDADIGVAMGSGSSASRAVAQIVLLDNKFATLPYVVGEGRRVIGNIERVSNLFLTKTVYSVLLAVLVGIGGLSAKIFGTDPLLFPFQPIHVTIAAWFTIGVPAFILSLAPNNERAKSGFVRRVMTAALPSGLVVGTATFVSYLVAYQGREATPVEQTQASTAALITLLASSLWVLAVVARPYQWWRVLLVACSMLAYVLIFSIPLAQELFMLDPTNFKVTAIALGIGVVGAALIEVLWWVQGRVLGEERRVWR
- a CDS encoding amylo-alpha-1,6-glucosidase, which translates into the protein MTAIPTILNGGEPASIGFGGATVTLVEGATFCLSDRHGDVLAGRSHGLFFRDARVLSRWQLHVDGGEPESLTVQTPEAFAAQFIMRRTPRAGVADSTLLLVRDRLVADGLRETISLYNLADEPTVVSLELLVDADFADLFAVKEGRAPIGGAEIALVDNELVLNDRANRVRGVKITASGSPVVTPGVFRWRIVVRPRGTWQAEVVAEPTWANQSVKTRFRTGEELESSGPARKIEAWRGTTTTVETDLRALAATLQRSESDLGALLIRDETGDERPYVAAGAPWFMTLFGRDSLLTAWMSLPLDVGLSVGTLQRLADTQGRRVDPLTEEQPGRIMHEIRRGPASSDVLGGSVYYGSADSTPLFVMLLAECWRWGADESAVRALLPAADAALGWATRYGDRDDDGFIEYKRATDRGLLNQGWKDSFDAITDAAGHRADAPIALCEVQAYQYAALIARADLAEAFGEPATAKRLRDRAAALKKRFAEKFWLPDRGYYALALDGRKRPVDSLTSNVGHCLWAGIATDEHAARIVEQLGSTEMDSGFGLRTLAADMGAYNPMSYHNGSVWPHDTAIAVAGLLRYRHVPGAVELAERLALGLLDAADAFGGRLPELFCGFDRSQFRSPVPYPTSCSPQAWASAAPLLLVRAFLGLEPDVPHRTLTVRPHLPRAWGRVALTDLRLGQATVAVEAEGTVAKVTGLPDDWQLSTAES
- a CDS encoding enoyl-CoA hydratase produces the protein MIGVTRDGNVLTLELQRPERRNALNCELLDRLREAVENAASEDIRAIVLTGQGSVFSAGADLSGDAFAAELPDKATALNLAIDKTPVPVIGAINGPAIGAGVILAMICDLRVVVPEAYFQFPVAKYGLALDNWSIRRLTSLVGYGRARGMLLAAEKLDSETALQTGMANRIGTLADAQKWAAEIAGYAPLALQHAKRVLNDDGAYEEPWPAHKELFDRAWTSPDVIEAQVARIEKRPPNFTGA
- a CDS encoding serine hydrolase; translation: MRRSVFAIGLVVGLAVTGCTGGNDTDDPQRSAQPAQTFADEPPPLVSAMPLPENAVENAVAQLDGIAEDLMRSSGIPGMAVAVVHGGKTVYAKGFGVRDVQGGDAESNRVDPDTVFQLASLSKSISATVVAQQVGTGAIGWDTPVVEHLPWFALSDPTTTRMVTIGDLFAHRSGLPDHAGDRLEDLGYDRRYILEHLRALPLDPFRISYAYTNFGLTAAAEAVAAAAGRSWEDLARDVLYRPLGMNSTSSRFADFEARENRAVGHIRIGGRYEPQYVRNADAQTPAGGVSASVKDMTRWLAMVLADGTFEGKRIVEQSALLPAVTPQVVSDRASQPAMRSGFYGYGFNVGTTSAARTQLSHSGAFELGAATNFVILPSADVGIVALTNGTPAGVPETLTAEFADLVQFGEVRQDWRKLYGDAFASMDAPEGELVGKRPPADPAPAKPLSDYTGVYRNDYWGPATVTERDGALMLALGPKFRVPLTHWDGDVFTFRFVTENAPPGTISAATFAGDKLTLEYYDEDGTGTFTK
- a CDS encoding antitoxin — translated: MGFLDKAKDLLSKNADKVDTVIDKAGDIVDQKTQGKYAQHVDKAQDAAKNAIRKDNPGNPDNPQEPQR
- a CDS encoding glycosyltransferase family 4 protein translates to MADVDDPLRIVLVAPPYFDIPPKGYGGTEAVVADLADTLTARGHRVTVLGAGAPGTAARFQPLWERTLSERLGQPYPEIMHALKVRHAIERLADTEGVDIVHDHTFAGPLNAPLYRNLGLPTVATVHGPIDEDLYPYYRELGDDIGLIAISDRQRELAPDLNWVGRVHNALRIDDWPFNTAKKDYALFLGRYAPYKGAHLALEAAHAAGMPLVLAGKCSEPPEIAYFDEQVKPLLTDSDHVFGMADAQAKRKLLAEARCLIFPIQWEEPFGMVMIEAMACGTPVVALRGGAVPEVVVDGVTGVICDAPEELPAAMEKARDLDPAACRKHVAAHFGVGRFGAGYEQIYRNVMRQRRRMTLREVLTEPPGVAERASA